A DNA window from Arachis duranensis cultivar V14167 chromosome 3, aradu.V14167.gnm2.J7QH, whole genome shotgun sequence contains the following coding sequences:
- the LOC107477611 gene encoding uncharacterized protein At5g08430 isoform X2 yields MGKKSKIKKEEVAEDWCFVCKDGGLMRVCDYGDCLKSYHPSCVKEDDSFLEADTNFTCDSHICSLCQKASKFRCFCCPNAVCGRCLCDAEFVVINGTKGLCHHCIKLAILIEENVDIDSDGVRYSPKGKVDFKDPSTYECLFSEYYENIKRKEGLKSQHVSKAHKVLKSGRNLKSVVGLDEIGEGEDDIGESDGSDFIVSDDDLYNTAGVKHAKKKKRCVKKKKSINGKLKDKQMEFIGWCSRILMDFLQSVGKDTSREFSEQEVASIIMDYCKENKLFDPEKKRKVLCDVQLRSLLGRKSVNRNSIYKLLAKHFSDNSEDMEVDTSITSEDRDTNERLNLSRKRKLISSTQSHKNVDLEEQKSCFAAIVSANLKLVYLKRSLVEELLKQPEKFDCKVIGSFVRVRTNPYEIFQKNPHKLEQVLGINRPKNDEINREILLTLSNELNDVPILKVSDDDFTEEECKDLCERMRNGLLKQPTVLELDQKARSLHEDIIRHWIPREIKLLQNRIALANEKGWRKELFEYMDRKTKLETPSEQSRLLSDIPKVIPETVDVKSSPEASPRKDGIEQNDLLEFAIGETHNSIGLDSNHNGFASHLNRSSREGSPRKDDIEQNDLLEFAVGETHNSIGLDSKHNGFASHLNGRTDITDGRMLNVTLSATQTMKEKQSVSVANSVEAGMKGKQDTSTPTAKHKVQNSIPHVIVLSDDDEEDANITDITARRQVVENPEIPVWHCLTPKGERVGAGPYSMSILKRWSEMPSCTVGQFKVWKAGQSEEEAIFLTDALRRHFPTI; encoded by the exons ATGgggaaaaaatccaaaattaaaaaggaGGAAGTTGCTGAAGATTGGTGTTTTGTGTGCAAGGATGGTGGGTTGATGAGGGTGTGCGATTATGG GGATTGCCTTAAATCTTATCATCCTTCTTGTGTGAAGGAAGATGATTCCTTTTTGGAGGCTGACACAAATTTTACTTGTG ATTCACATATCTGCTCACTTTGCCAGAAAGCCTCCAAGTTTAGATGCTTTTGCTGCCCAAATGCTGTTTGTGGGCGTTGCCTATGTGATGCTGAGTTTGTAGTTATCAATGGAACCAAAGGACTCTGTCATCACTGCATAAAACTTGCAATACTAATTGAAGAAAATGTTGACATTGATTCTGATGGAGTAAGATATAGCCCCAAG GGAAAGGTGGACTTCAAAGATCCCAGTACATATGAATGCTTATTTTCAGAAtattatgaaaatataaaacGAAAGGAAGGGCTGAAGTCACAGCACGTTTCTAAAGCACATAAGGTCCTGAAGAGTGGTAGAAACTTGAAGTCCGTTGTTGGTCTAGACGAAATTGGTGAAGGGGAAGATGATATTGGAGAATCTGATGGGAGTGACTTTATAGTTTCTGACGATGATCTGTATAACACTGCTGGAGTTAAACAcgcgaagaaaaagaagaggtgcgtcaaaaagaaaaaatcaataaatggAAAGCTGAAAGATAAGCAAATGGAGTTTATTGGATGGTGTTCAAGAATTCTCATGGATTTTCTTCAGAGTGTTGGTAAAGACACGAGCAGGGAATTTTCTGAACAAGAGGTTGCTTCTATCATCATGGACTACTGCAAAGAGAACAAGCTTTTCGACCccgagaagaagagaaaggtgCTTTGTGATGTACAATTAAGGTCTTTACTTGGGAGGAAATCAGTGAATAGGAACAGTATATATAAGCTTCTCGCAAAGCATTTTTCTGATAACTCTGAGGACATGGAGGTTGATACCAGTATTACTTCAGAAGATAGGGATACCAATGAACGATTGAATCTTTCAAGGAAGAGAAAATTGATTTCGAGTACACAGTCTCATAAGAATGTAGATTTAGAAGAGCAGAAAAGCTGTTTTGCAGCCATTGTCAGTGCAAACCTCAAGCTTGTGTATCTGAAGAGAAGTTTAGTCGAAGAACTTTTGAAGCAACCAGAAAAATTTGATTGCAAAGTGATTGGAAGTTTTGTAAGAGTCAGAACTAATCCATATGAAATATTTCAGAAAAACCCACATAAGCTTGAGCAAGTACTAG GAATAAACAGACcaaagaatgatgaaatcaACAGAGAGATTCTGCTTACACTTTCAAATGAGCTAAATGATGTACCTATTTTGAAAGTTTCAGATGATGACTTTACAGAG GAAGAATGTAAAGATCTGTGCGAGAGAATGAGAAATGGCTTGCTCAAACAGCCTACTGTA CTGGAGCTGGATCAGAAAGCCAGGAGTCTGCATGAGGATATAATAAGACAT TGGATCCCAAGGGagataaaattgttacaaaatcgCATTGCTCTGGCCAATGAAAAGGGATGGAGGAAAGAA CTTTTTGAATACATGGACCGAAAAACAAAGCTTGAGACTCCATCAGAACAATCACGCTTATTAAGTGATATTCCAAAAGTAATACCTGAAACAGTTGATGTTAAATCGTCACCGGAAGCTTCCCCAAGAAAAGATGGCATTGAGCAAAATGACTTGTTGGAGTTCGCCATAGGAGAGACTCATAATTCTATTGGACTCGATTCCAACCACAATGGTTTTGCTTCTCACTTGAATAGATCGTCACGGGAAGGTTCCCCAAGGAAAGATGACATTGAGCAAAATGACTTGTTGGAGTTCGCTGTAGGAGAGACTCATAATTCTATTGGACTCGATTCCAAACACAATGGTTTTGCTTCACACTTGAATGGTAGAACAGATATTACAG ATGGCAGAATGCTGAATGTAACTTTGAGTGCTACACAGACAATGAAGGAAAAGCAAAGCGTTTCAGTTGCTAACTCTGTTGAGGCAGGTATGAAGGGCAAACAGGATACAAGTACGCCGACCGCAAAACACAAAGTTCAAAATTCCATTCCACATGTTATTGTGTTGAGTGATGATGACGAAGAAGATGCAAATATTACTGATATTACGGCAAGAAGACAGGTGGTGGAGAATCCTGAGATTCCCGTTTGGCATTGCCTGACCCCTAAGGGTGAAAGAGTAGGAGCAGGCCCCTATTCAATGTCTATACTCAAACGTTGGAGCGAAATGCCCTCTTGCACTGTGGGACAATTTAAGGTCTGGAAGGCAGGTCAGAGTGAAGAAGAGGCAATATTTCTCACTGATGCTCTTCGCAGACATTTCCCCACCATCTAA
- the LOC107477613 gene encoding uncharacterized protein LOC107477613, which produces MHPPLTLHKHPMCAEIIEQFQKCHVEHPVGKFFGECTDLKIKLDRCFRQEKALKRKANFEESKKFKEQLRAFRKENAASGSQ; this is translated from the exons ATGCATCCTCCTTTAACGTTACACAAGCACCCGATGTGTGCTGAA ATTATTGAGCAGTTCCAAAAGTGTCATGTGGAGCACCCTGTTGGAAAATTCTTTGGTGAATGTacagatttgaaaataaagctGGATCGCTGTTTTAGACAAGAA AAAGCTTTGAAGCGAAAGGCCAACTTTGAAGAGAGCAAGAAGTTTAAAGAACAACTCCGAGCTTTTAGGAAAGAAAATGCTGCAAGTGGCAGTCAATAG
- the LOC107477611 gene encoding uncharacterized protein At5g08430 isoform X3 — protein sequence MGKKSKIKKEEVAEDWCFVCKDGGLMRVCDYGDCLKSYHPSCVKEDDSFLEADTNFTCDSHICSLCQKASKFRCFCCPNAVCGRCLCDAEFVVINGTKGLCHHCIKLAILIEENVDIDSDGGKVDFKDPSTYECLFSEYYENIKRKEGLKSQHVSKAHKVLKSGRNLKSVVGLDEIGEGEDDIGESDGSDFIVSDDDLYNTAGVKHAKKKKRCVKKKKSINGKLKDKQMEFIGWCSRILMDFLQSVGKDTSREFSEQEVASIIMDYCKENKLFDPEKKRKVLCDVQLRSLLGRKSVNRNSIYKLLAKHFSDNSEDMEVDTSITSEDRDTNERLNLSRKRKLISSTQSHKNVDLEEQKSCFAAIVSANLKLVYLKRSLVEELLKQPEKFDCKVIGSFVRVRTNPYEIFQKNPHKLEQVLGINRPKNDEINREILLTLSNELNDVPILKVSDDDFTEEECKDLCERMRNGLLKQPTVLELDQKARSLHEDIIRHWIPREIKLLQNRIALANEKGWRKELFEYMDRKTKLETPSEQSRLLSDIPKVIPETVDVKSSPEASPRKDGIEQNDLLEFAIGETHNSIGLDSNHNGFASHLNRSSREGSPRKDDIEQNDLLEFAVGETHNSIGLDSKHNGFASHLNGRTDITGLPDGRMLNVTLSATQTMKEKQSVSVANSVEAGMKGKQDTSTPTAKHKVQNSIPHVIVLSDDDEEDANITDITARRQVVENPEIPVWHCLTPKGERVGAGPYSMSILKRWSEMPSCTVGQFKVWKAGQSEEEAIFLTDALRRHFPTI from the exons ATGgggaaaaaatccaaaattaaaaaggaGGAAGTTGCTGAAGATTGGTGTTTTGTGTGCAAGGATGGTGGGTTGATGAGGGTGTGCGATTATGG GGATTGCCTTAAATCTTATCATCCTTCTTGTGTGAAGGAAGATGATTCCTTTTTGGAGGCTGACACAAATTTTACTTGTG ATTCACATATCTGCTCACTTTGCCAGAAAGCCTCCAAGTTTAGATGCTTTTGCTGCCCAAATGCTGTTTGTGGGCGTTGCCTATGTGATGCTGAGTTTGTAGTTATCAATGGAACCAAAGGACTCTGTCATCACTGCATAAAACTTGCAATACTAATTGAAGAAAATGTTGACATTGATTCTGATGGA GGAAAGGTGGACTTCAAAGATCCCAGTACATATGAATGCTTATTTTCAGAAtattatgaaaatataaaacGAAAGGAAGGGCTGAAGTCACAGCACGTTTCTAAAGCACATAAGGTCCTGAAGAGTGGTAGAAACTTGAAGTCCGTTGTTGGTCTAGACGAAATTGGTGAAGGGGAAGATGATATTGGAGAATCTGATGGGAGTGACTTTATAGTTTCTGACGATGATCTGTATAACACTGCTGGAGTTAAACAcgcgaagaaaaagaagaggtgcgtcaaaaagaaaaaatcaataaatggAAAGCTGAAAGATAAGCAAATGGAGTTTATTGGATGGTGTTCAAGAATTCTCATGGATTTTCTTCAGAGTGTTGGTAAAGACACGAGCAGGGAATTTTCTGAACAAGAGGTTGCTTCTATCATCATGGACTACTGCAAAGAGAACAAGCTTTTCGACCccgagaagaagagaaaggtgCTTTGTGATGTACAATTAAGGTCTTTACTTGGGAGGAAATCAGTGAATAGGAACAGTATATATAAGCTTCTCGCAAAGCATTTTTCTGATAACTCTGAGGACATGGAGGTTGATACCAGTATTACTTCAGAAGATAGGGATACCAATGAACGATTGAATCTTTCAAGGAAGAGAAAATTGATTTCGAGTACACAGTCTCATAAGAATGTAGATTTAGAAGAGCAGAAAAGCTGTTTTGCAGCCATTGTCAGTGCAAACCTCAAGCTTGTGTATCTGAAGAGAAGTTTAGTCGAAGAACTTTTGAAGCAACCAGAAAAATTTGATTGCAAAGTGATTGGAAGTTTTGTAAGAGTCAGAACTAATCCATATGAAATATTTCAGAAAAACCCACATAAGCTTGAGCAAGTACTAG GAATAAACAGACcaaagaatgatgaaatcaACAGAGAGATTCTGCTTACACTTTCAAATGAGCTAAATGATGTACCTATTTTGAAAGTTTCAGATGATGACTTTACAGAG GAAGAATGTAAAGATCTGTGCGAGAGAATGAGAAATGGCTTGCTCAAACAGCCTACTGTA CTGGAGCTGGATCAGAAAGCCAGGAGTCTGCATGAGGATATAATAAGACAT TGGATCCCAAGGGagataaaattgttacaaaatcgCATTGCTCTGGCCAATGAAAAGGGATGGAGGAAAGAA CTTTTTGAATACATGGACCGAAAAACAAAGCTTGAGACTCCATCAGAACAATCACGCTTATTAAGTGATATTCCAAAAGTAATACCTGAAACAGTTGATGTTAAATCGTCACCGGAAGCTTCCCCAAGAAAAGATGGCATTGAGCAAAATGACTTGTTGGAGTTCGCCATAGGAGAGACTCATAATTCTATTGGACTCGATTCCAACCACAATGGTTTTGCTTCTCACTTGAATAGATCGTCACGGGAAGGTTCCCCAAGGAAAGATGACATTGAGCAAAATGACTTGTTGGAGTTCGCTGTAGGAGAGACTCATAATTCTATTGGACTCGATTCCAAACACAATGGTTTTGCTTCACACTTGAATGGTAGAACAGATATTACAGGTTTACCAG ATGGCAGAATGCTGAATGTAACTTTGAGTGCTACACAGACAATGAAGGAAAAGCAAAGCGTTTCAGTTGCTAACTCTGTTGAGGCAGGTATGAAGGGCAAACAGGATACAAGTACGCCGACCGCAAAACACAAAGTTCAAAATTCCATTCCACATGTTATTGTGTTGAGTGATGATGACGAAGAAGATGCAAATATTACTGATATTACGGCAAGAAGACAGGTGGTGGAGAATCCTGAGATTCCCGTTTGGCATTGCCTGACCCCTAAGGGTGAAAGAGTAGGAGCAGGCCCCTATTCAATGTCTATACTCAAACGTTGGAGCGAAATGCCCTCTTGCACTGTGGGACAATTTAAGGTCTGGAAGGCAGGTCAGAGTGAAGAAGAGGCAATATTTCTCACTGATGCTCTTCGCAGACATTTCCCCACCATCTAA
- the LOC107477611 gene encoding uncharacterized protein At5g08430 isoform X1 produces the protein MGKKSKIKKEEVAEDWCFVCKDGGLMRVCDYGDCLKSYHPSCVKEDDSFLEADTNFTCDSHICSLCQKASKFRCFCCPNAVCGRCLCDAEFVVINGTKGLCHHCIKLAILIEENVDIDSDGVRYSPKGKVDFKDPSTYECLFSEYYENIKRKEGLKSQHVSKAHKVLKSGRNLKSVVGLDEIGEGEDDIGESDGSDFIVSDDDLYNTAGVKHAKKKKRCVKKKKSINGKLKDKQMEFIGWCSRILMDFLQSVGKDTSREFSEQEVASIIMDYCKENKLFDPEKKRKVLCDVQLRSLLGRKSVNRNSIYKLLAKHFSDNSEDMEVDTSITSEDRDTNERLNLSRKRKLISSTQSHKNVDLEEQKSCFAAIVSANLKLVYLKRSLVEELLKQPEKFDCKVIGSFVRVRTNPYEIFQKNPHKLEQVLGINRPKNDEINREILLTLSNELNDVPILKVSDDDFTEEECKDLCERMRNGLLKQPTVLELDQKARSLHEDIIRHWIPREIKLLQNRIALANEKGWRKELFEYMDRKTKLETPSEQSRLLSDIPKVIPETVDVKSSPEASPRKDGIEQNDLLEFAIGETHNSIGLDSNHNGFASHLNRSSREGSPRKDDIEQNDLLEFAVGETHNSIGLDSKHNGFASHLNGRTDITGLPDGRMLNVTLSATQTMKEKQSVSVANSVEAGMKGKQDTSTPTAKHKVQNSIPHVIVLSDDDEEDANITDITARRQVVENPEIPVWHCLTPKGERVGAGPYSMSILKRWSEMPSCTVGQFKVWKAGQSEEEAIFLTDALRRHFPTI, from the exons ATGgggaaaaaatccaaaattaaaaaggaGGAAGTTGCTGAAGATTGGTGTTTTGTGTGCAAGGATGGTGGGTTGATGAGGGTGTGCGATTATGG GGATTGCCTTAAATCTTATCATCCTTCTTGTGTGAAGGAAGATGATTCCTTTTTGGAGGCTGACACAAATTTTACTTGTG ATTCACATATCTGCTCACTTTGCCAGAAAGCCTCCAAGTTTAGATGCTTTTGCTGCCCAAATGCTGTTTGTGGGCGTTGCCTATGTGATGCTGAGTTTGTAGTTATCAATGGAACCAAAGGACTCTGTCATCACTGCATAAAACTTGCAATACTAATTGAAGAAAATGTTGACATTGATTCTGATGGAGTAAGATATAGCCCCAAG GGAAAGGTGGACTTCAAAGATCCCAGTACATATGAATGCTTATTTTCAGAAtattatgaaaatataaaacGAAAGGAAGGGCTGAAGTCACAGCACGTTTCTAAAGCACATAAGGTCCTGAAGAGTGGTAGAAACTTGAAGTCCGTTGTTGGTCTAGACGAAATTGGTGAAGGGGAAGATGATATTGGAGAATCTGATGGGAGTGACTTTATAGTTTCTGACGATGATCTGTATAACACTGCTGGAGTTAAACAcgcgaagaaaaagaagaggtgcgtcaaaaagaaaaaatcaataaatggAAAGCTGAAAGATAAGCAAATGGAGTTTATTGGATGGTGTTCAAGAATTCTCATGGATTTTCTTCAGAGTGTTGGTAAAGACACGAGCAGGGAATTTTCTGAACAAGAGGTTGCTTCTATCATCATGGACTACTGCAAAGAGAACAAGCTTTTCGACCccgagaagaagagaaaggtgCTTTGTGATGTACAATTAAGGTCTTTACTTGGGAGGAAATCAGTGAATAGGAACAGTATATATAAGCTTCTCGCAAAGCATTTTTCTGATAACTCTGAGGACATGGAGGTTGATACCAGTATTACTTCAGAAGATAGGGATACCAATGAACGATTGAATCTTTCAAGGAAGAGAAAATTGATTTCGAGTACACAGTCTCATAAGAATGTAGATTTAGAAGAGCAGAAAAGCTGTTTTGCAGCCATTGTCAGTGCAAACCTCAAGCTTGTGTATCTGAAGAGAAGTTTAGTCGAAGAACTTTTGAAGCAACCAGAAAAATTTGATTGCAAAGTGATTGGAAGTTTTGTAAGAGTCAGAACTAATCCATATGAAATATTTCAGAAAAACCCACATAAGCTTGAGCAAGTACTAG GAATAAACAGACcaaagaatgatgaaatcaACAGAGAGATTCTGCTTACACTTTCAAATGAGCTAAATGATGTACCTATTTTGAAAGTTTCAGATGATGACTTTACAGAG GAAGAATGTAAAGATCTGTGCGAGAGAATGAGAAATGGCTTGCTCAAACAGCCTACTGTA CTGGAGCTGGATCAGAAAGCCAGGAGTCTGCATGAGGATATAATAAGACAT TGGATCCCAAGGGagataaaattgttacaaaatcgCATTGCTCTGGCCAATGAAAAGGGATGGAGGAAAGAA CTTTTTGAATACATGGACCGAAAAACAAAGCTTGAGACTCCATCAGAACAATCACGCTTATTAAGTGATATTCCAAAAGTAATACCTGAAACAGTTGATGTTAAATCGTCACCGGAAGCTTCCCCAAGAAAAGATGGCATTGAGCAAAATGACTTGTTGGAGTTCGCCATAGGAGAGACTCATAATTCTATTGGACTCGATTCCAACCACAATGGTTTTGCTTCTCACTTGAATAGATCGTCACGGGAAGGTTCCCCAAGGAAAGATGACATTGAGCAAAATGACTTGTTGGAGTTCGCTGTAGGAGAGACTCATAATTCTATTGGACTCGATTCCAAACACAATGGTTTTGCTTCACACTTGAATGGTAGAACAGATATTACAGGTTTACCAG ATGGCAGAATGCTGAATGTAACTTTGAGTGCTACACAGACAATGAAGGAAAAGCAAAGCGTTTCAGTTGCTAACTCTGTTGAGGCAGGTATGAAGGGCAAACAGGATACAAGTACGCCGACCGCAAAACACAAAGTTCAAAATTCCATTCCACATGTTATTGTGTTGAGTGATGATGACGAAGAAGATGCAAATATTACTGATATTACGGCAAGAAGACAGGTGGTGGAGAATCCTGAGATTCCCGTTTGGCATTGCCTGACCCCTAAGGGTGAAAGAGTAGGAGCAGGCCCCTATTCAATGTCTATACTCAAACGTTGGAGCGAAATGCCCTCTTGCACTGTGGGACAATTTAAGGTCTGGAAGGCAGGTCAGAGTGAAGAAGAGGCAATATTTCTCACTGATGCTCTTCGCAGACATTTCCCCACCATCTAA